From Candidatus Tanganyikabacteria bacterium:
CCTCGGCGGCGTCGTACTGGCGGCACATGAACCAGATCTCCTTGGCCTTCTTGGCCCCCACGACATCCGCCAGGTAGCTGGCCCCGAAACCGCCGTCGAAGCTGCCCACCCGCGGCCCGGTCTGGCCGAAGCGGGCGTTGTCGGCGGCGATGGTCAGGTCGCAGACCAGGTGCAGCACGTGGCCGCCGCCGATGGCGTAGCCCGCGACCATCGCGATGACGGGCTTGGGCAGGGCGCGGATCTGCCGCTGCAGATCCAGGACGTTCAGGCGGCACGTGCCCTCGTCGTCGCGGTAGCCCGCGTCGCCGCGCACGCGCTGATCGCCCCCCGAGCAGAAGGCCTCGTTTCCGGCGCCGGTGAGGATGACCACGCCGACGGCGGGATCCTCGCGCACCAGGCGGAACGCCTCGCACAGTTCCATGACCGTGCGGGGCCGGAAGGCGTTGCGCACTTCCGGCCGATCGATGGTGATCCTCGCGATGCCCTCGGCGCGCTCGAGGCGAATGTCGGCGAAGGCGCGGACGGTCTCCCAGGCGGGCAGGGCCTCGGCCGGGGCGGCGGCTGCGGTGGTCATGGAGCCTCCAG
This genomic window contains:
- the menB gene encoding 1,4-dihydroxy-2-naphthoyl-CoA synthase, with translation MTTAAAAPAEALPAWETVRAFADIRLERAEGIARITIDRPEVRNAFRPRTVMELCEAFRLVREDPAVGVVILTGAGNEAFCSGGDQRVRGDAGYRDDEGTCRLNVLDLQRQIRALPKPVIAMVAGYAIGGGHVLHLVCDLTIAADNARFGQTGPRVGSFDGGFGASYLADVVGAKKAKEIWFMCRQYDAAEALRMGLINAVVPLVDLERETVAWARRILAHSPLALRCLKAAFNAGTDGQAGIQELAGNATLLYYMTEEAQEGRNAYLERRSPDFGRWTRLP